The DNA region tatttatattaaaaaaagctataaaaaagttgatataatgaatttttcttttcaattcatgactcttaaaatataaaattattaagggAAAAGTTAATGAATGTCCTAAGAGTAttgatttaagaaaaaatttagaaactttatgcggtaaaaaaaacaaatgatttttgacaatttttacaTGTCACATAGAagtggtataattttttttaaaatggtcctaTTAACAAATATCCTAAGGGCATCCTCTAACAGGacatttatatttattgtaatCTAGAGCCAAATTAATATAacgaaattttttgaaaaaaattcttgacattcaaaataaaaaattaattctttaCATTGTCTTGTAATATTATCATTTGTTTAATGATGAAAATTGGGTCataaaaatcatgattgcacTAAGTGATGATATCTTACTGAACATTGTCACATgatattatcatttttattatttctcaataaaattaatatattatatatttttatggcCAAAACTGGGCCATTAATTAGCATGTACGTTAACAATTTGTCATCTCCttggaaaggaagaaaaaaaaaatttccttggaAGATAAATATCATAAATTATCTTGAACTAAAACTAATTAAagataatcataaattttttcaaacaaaaacaaattaatttacaaGTGTGTTATATCCAAAATTATAACTTATTATGGCTTTTTACATATATCAtccttaaacttttttttttatatacaagatagaatttctactttaacctaatctaaatgtatatgcgtgtgaagctccctcctggagacttgaatcccggtccttaccccccacactccacaaacacttatacctgtagagtgaccatcacaccaaggatGTGCGGTAGTTTCTTAAACTTTAATGTGactattgtaagtgcacaattgcacctggacccaaaaatatacgtgagctcaggcccaatgagccttaaacaattcaatttgtagagtgtgggttcgcaatctaaTTCGATGGTgctcgaaacttgatgaacatgccaaaatattacaatatttataaacaacggacaaatagagaaaaatgaacctcctcggacgtaggccgaggaccctttgtatattatttctcttttttcttataaaggTTACAGCTTCTAGTCATTCTTAAGTTCTTTTTCAAAAGGCCTCCCTCTCTGCTATCCCATTTTCCCCTTATATACTTCATTTCCTTctctctttatccacgtgtcacccaaaattttcttctaccaccttcttgaaatctttaaatactaGCCAGAAGGCTGaactctactgttcaggggtcacttccccattaatgcggtcagggaggtaggtgcagagtctttaatgtgaaGGCAGCAGCTTTttcctgagatatttctcttacacCGAAATGTCTAGAGGGTATTTGGACTCCCTCTGTAAcctacagtctttccagaactctgccctGATCATTCTAGTGAACCTCCAAGTAGTCACTGGTCTGTCTGATGAGTGACTCTTCCTCGTATGAATCCTTGGGCCCTCGGCTTGTGAGCCAACTCATGGCcctaaaggcctttagtcaagaacAAAATTGCGCCCATTGATAAAATCCAAGGCCCAAATATCCACTTAGGttctttcactccccacaactatcatttgatttttacaatatttattttagtgataatattttctaaaaaataaatcattaatataatgaagttttttttaaaaaaaattcttgacactcaaaatagaaaattaattctTAACATTGTCTTGtgatattatcattttttttttaatgatgaaaATTGGGTCATAAAAATCGTGATTGCACTAAGTGATGATATCTTACTCAACATTGTTACGTGATATTATCATTGTTATTATTTCTCaatgaaattaatatattattatctttatgacCAAAACTGTGCAAGGCATGGGCCATTAACTAGCATGTACGTCAAAAATTTGTCATCTCCCTGGAaaggaagaattttttttttttccttggaagataaatatcataaattatctataaaaaaaaactaattaatttacAAGTGTGTTGTATCCAAAATTATAACTTATTATGGCTTTTTACTCATATCACCCTTAAACTTTAATGTGACtatcatttgatttttatactattattttggtgataatgttttctaaaaaatgagtcactgttcaaaaaaaaaaatttataaaactatctcatctTCCTATGTTTAGTAATAAtcttaaatgagttgaaaaataatctgaaaactttcattaattagcttgctgtgagataggaGAAAGTAAttggtatcaaatgataccattTCAggttatctaaaaaaaaaaaatgatacaattTCAGCAGTATTAAAATCCAATAAGTATAAAACATGTCTACAAAAAATAACTACCTCACTAACAAATGAAAGACATGTGTTAGTGGGTAATTATTTTTGCAAATATGTTTCtcatttattggattttgatatgGATGACGTTgtatcatttgatacaaaatacttttttgtgACATAgagttgtttaaaaaaaaaaaaaattaatggaaaacaatctctgaatataagccatactttttttgttaactaaagataattttcattttgactcatttttttctaatactaccaaacacttaaaaacacaGAAAACTATCTTTGTACAAAGTTTTTTATCGAAACAAATGAAGTGTTATTCCCTtgattttaacaatttattctctaaatttttcccaaaaaaaaaaaaaaaaacctacactctatttttgtaacaaattatacttttattagtatttttcttaaagagCATGATGTATATATAGTTTTTCCATATCATCTATAATGtatcatttttgttataaacACGTGATTAAATTTGTTAATGGCCGGGTAACTCTGCTTCTCATTACATTGCTAGATATGTTTaaacaaggaaaactatctttatacaAACTTTTTCATCGAAACAGACGGAGTGTTATTCCCTtgattttaacaatttattctctaaatttttcccaaaaaaaaaaccctacattatacttttattagtatttttctttaagaGCACGATGTATATATAGTTTTTCCATATCATCtataatatatcatttttattatgaacaCGTGATTAAATATGTTAATGGCCGGGTAACTTTGGTGCTCATCACATTGCTAGACATGTTAATAGTTTTTTGATGTGGATGGAGGATATTCATCTACATCTTAACGCGGTAATCTTAGCTGATTTGGTTATTCCTTAGTAATAATATTACAGCCTTCTTCTAAAAAAACTGTTAATTTTTAAGATAAATACTAACagagtgtttaatttgttacaaacTTAATTTGCAATGGGTTAATTGTTCAAATTGAAAGTTTATTGTCCAAATTGTcaattatatcaaattttaagGACAACTTTGGCATTCTGTTTTTCAAATATTACTTGCTTAATGCTTATTAAGGCTCAACTTTTAGGTATGCATTTTTTATCCCCAAATAGCTTTTAACTTTCGGTATGCTTTTCTTATTATAGTAAGACTTTcaggtttctcaaaaaaaaagaaaaaagaaaaaagagtaagaCTTTCAGAAGTCTTACGCTATGAATATGATGTTGATTTATAGCATGCTTTTAACCTTTCTAAAAATTATCCCtcagttttattatatatatatatatatatatatatatatgcgcgcgcgcgcgcatcAAAATTGGACTTCTGTACGAGCCAACCATGGTCTTTGTTATAGCTTCTAGCCAACTCTATATAATAAATACTGGTTTTATTATAGCACAAAGTGTTTATTTCAAAGAAATGTGGAGAATAATAAACTTCGGTTACTAGCATCTTTAAAGAGCCTAGACTTTTCGTGGcttttgcttttaatttctttgaacTCACATTAAATATGTTATAGCTTTTTACTTTGCTACGGAATTGTATGGGCTAGttattttcaagtttcaacattgAGTTCATTTCACTAAAGCCAGATTCTCACAAATGTGGAATTTCAATCAATACACCTGGTGTCTATCCATATCATCCAATCAAATTAATGAACCTCTATGATTGGCTTGAGCATAAATTATGCCGCagattattttataaatcaagTAGTCATTTGGTTATTCAAGAGGTGACACAATAATTAATGAAAACTAGATGGATGGGTGGGTCACTAGCACATGAACTGATTGATTAGAAAGGAGTATGCATAACATAATAATGCATTATGTAACAATCACAaagatactaattttttttttataaagaaattctatgttcatatattttttgaagcTTATTGTTTacagaagaagtagaagaaagCTAGAGTACACACTTTGTTATGAGTATTACATGCAACAGAGTTTAGATTGCAGAGTCTCAACAAGATACCCCTTCAAGcaacaaaaaagtgaaaaaaaaaccGCAATACTCCTCCTCACTTTTTACTTGTAAAGGACCCCTCCTCTTTTCCATCTTAAATTTTCTTGCAGTCACTTTGATTGTGTAGAAACTAGCTAGAAAGACCCTTATCAAAAAGCAAGATTAATGAATATCTTAAAAGTAGAAAAAGTTTCAACTCTGAAAATTACATATCAATAATAAGGAAATGTAATTTGAGTGTAATAACCATTTCCAAATGAGCGAAAtaagaaatacaaaatttttcacaacatgatataatttgttgtaattcAAACATCAATTTCACCTAGATCTatcactaacatcatttttatcaTGCAATACTTACATATAAGCAATTATGAGAAATGTtatattcttactttttttttttctcaatattgGATACAAATAGAAGTGTAAAACATCATTGGATGGTGGATTTGAGAGTGTTTTCTTGTTATTGTTAACTTGGCTTTTAGCTTATTTTGGGTGAGTGTTAACTTTTGACACAATAGAAGTGTAAAACAATAGTGGATTTGAGAGTGTTTCTCTTGTTATTATTAACTTGGCATAGCTTATTTTGGGTGAGTGTTAGctagaaaaatagaaagaggGCACACAAGAATTTGATGCAATGGTTGGTAATGCAAGCATGAGGGCAAACATAACATATTAAGAGAAGggagaaattaaaaagaaagggaaagaaagtGGAGGGAGCACCGCAGATTCCGTGGGTTCCAGGCTTGCACTCCAATCATCTCATGCACAATCGTTGAGACAAAGTAATGggttttgctttgctttgcttgtTACCcttcacacacacacccacCCTTAtcccaaatctctctctctttctctccaaaatagTATGTACACGTCTAAATTTGGAAGCCGTATTCAATGCATCCGGTGCATAtatcctttttctctctcacataaAAGTGGACCCCACACGTAATTTGCTCCTAAATCTGTCTGTTATTTGCTTTCTAGTTTCTactagtattatttttttcttcaataaaacGTGTGTGAAGTAACTAAATTAAAAGTATACATAGCACTGTTACTGATCCATACGCGCCTTCAAAACCATCACTACAGCATAATGTAACCTGCTTCCCCCTTTTTTCTCTCAGGTCCCAACCCAAATAAAGAAATCTCTCATGTACTCTGTGTGTTTGTGTGGGCTTCAAGTCCCAAGCTCTGTGCCTCATTAATTAatgaataaatatattatatttcatGAATTGGAAAATAGCTTTAATataaccaggaaaaaaaaagaaaataagaagaagaagaagactatTGCTTCCTGTTACTAAAAAGGTTGGCACTAAAAGTAATGCAATTTTTGGTATTATATATCATAAACTATTggaataataaatttaataatgatAAGGTGTAAAAATCCTTATTTCCGTCCTCTAGTATCATATGTCATATGTCATATGTCATATGTCATATCACACTCTTATTAATACCATATTCAACTAACATAATatatactttctcaaaaaaaaaaaaaaactaatataatatataaaaaagataaacGTTTGGATTCAATCAACTTCAGAAGATATGACCAAatcctaattaaattcaatctcaactataaatcatattataatttggaaataaaattaagtaCCATTAGAAGTattatgttcataatattttcacaataaattttaagtaacaagTTATTACGGGTTTTTAATATGAatctattattaaaattattttttttgcctattagtaacaaccaataataacttaccacgtaaaatttgttataagaatattgtgaaaatatcgtagacataacattttttttaagtattatattaagagaaatgatatgtccacaacatttttacaacaaatcctaagtggcaggatgttactggttgttattgttagggcaaaaaagtaatcttagtgttaggttcaaatttgaaccaataacaactaaccacctatgatttgttataaaagtatTCTGAACGTAACACTTCTTTTATATTAAAATCTAAATGATGATAAATAGCGAGTAATATGCTGACAGCCTTTGGAATGTGCTTGTGCTAGGACATGGGACAGTAGTAGCGCGTGAGGTTTggataaatatatatttaaaataggCAAAAATTAGGGGGGGTAGCACGCTTATTTCGTGCAACTAAGCCTTGGTGGTGGGATTAGTTTTCAATTGGTGAAGAGTGCGTTGGCAAagtgtgagaaagagagtgtgAAACGGACTTCAATACGCTTAACAACCTTCACCATTCTTTTCCATCCCTCTAATTTTGCCTATTTTCAgttacaaattttgtttttttttttagtttccacCCTTTGTTTAATTTTGCCTAAATACAATCTCTTAGTTTCCaattaactctctctctctctctctctctgcttcaCTAAAAATCCCATAACTTCCCAATTCCATCCAAACTAGGCTAATATGTGTAACTTCGGGGgttaaaaaaactcaaccaaagaATCATTGGCAGACTAATTCACACTCACTGTTCTATTGGGTAtccataatatttatatatccctttctctctatatataaaTTCACAACCCCACTCTCCTTCTCTTGCTTCTTTCATACCCTCCTACCTTTCTCACAAaagctctctttttttgtttggggtaTTGGAGGAGAGGAACAAATGGAAGCTCAAGAAGAAGTCATGATGGGGTCTAGAGATCAAACCCACATCGCCAAAGGCAAGCGCACCAAACGCCAAAGGCCTCAATCCCCTATCCCTTTTGCCATGATCACTACTACAAGTGGAGAAGATATTATTGGTGGCGGTGGCGGCAGCGGCGGCACTACTACTGGCGGCGATTGTTACAATGTTGATATCCTCAATACCAACAATATTATCAATTGGTCACCTGCTGCCACTACTTCAACTGAATTACAAGATAGCACTGAGGAAGAAGAGGACATGGCCAATTGCCTAATCCTTCTAGCTAAAGGACAATCCGTTCGCAGCCGCGGTGAGTCCCtcaaacaagttgaagaagatgTTGCTGCTGCCGCTGTTGCTTCTGCTTATAAGCTTAATAGTCGAAGATTCTTAGAGGCGGCAGGCGCGGGGATAGGTCCAGGCACAGGCACAGGCACGAGCATGGGCATGAGTACGGGTACGGGTACGGGTACGGGTACAGGTACAGACACGAGTAATAAGGCTGGATGTTATATTTACGAATGCAAGACATGTAACCGGACATTCCAATCGTTCCAAGCGCTCGGTGGGCATAGGGCAAGTCACAAGAAGACTAAGGCCTTGGCGGCAGCAGCAGAAGAAAAGAAGCAATTTTTATTGTCTTCAGAGGATGATAGTATTGAAGAAGCGCAACAACAACAAGTGATCATCAAGAAGAATAATAATGATCATTTCTCATCATCTCTTTCTCTACAATTGAGTAATAGTTCTAGAGGTTTGTATAGCAATAACAACAATATTAACAGGTcatataatactaataataatactaataataataaggttCATGAGTGTTCGGTTTGTGGTGCGGAATTCACGTCCGGACAGGCCTTAGGTGGTCATATGAGACGGCACCGTTCACCTATGGGGACAAGTAGTAGTACTAGTTTGTCTTTGACAGCTCCAATAGCTTTGGAATCTGATCAATATCATCAGGAACAACCACCAAACAAGAAGCCAACACACATGTTTTCATTGAATTTGGATCTCAACCTTCCTGCCCCAGAAGATGATCATGATCATGTTCATGGAGTTGAACAGAAATTCCCATTTGCACCAAagcaacaacagcaacagcagcagcagcaacaacaacaacaacagcaacaacaaacTAGTCTTGTTTTCTCCGCCCCAACTTTGGTGGACTGTCATTACTAAACAGAAGGgtcagaaattttttatttgtttattttcaatttgtttatCTTCCACGATTTCTCAATCTCATTTGAGGAGAATTATATAcggtaatttgtttttttgtttatatatattttaccattcaaaaaCTATTAagattctttcaattattttttatttttttattattttattttccttcataTATATGGACTTAAAATTCTTTGTTAAAGCAAGTTGTGTTGTGTTCTTAAAGGCATGTTTGTAATTCATGAAAAGTGCATGATATAGAGtccttttcatcttctttttgattggtttttgttcttttcagTGGGAGGGAATGTGATAAACActttgagagagggagagagaaaactaTGGGTGTTTGGCTTGGGTTGTCACCTCtcaccaccacaaccaaaaGCGTGGTTTaggtttcattattttgtttacaaagaaagcctctctctctctctctctctctctctctctctctctctctcatatattaTAGCCAATGACAAGAATAGAATAAAAGTATAGAAAGCCAGTAAGTAACTGCAATTCCCACATGAATCCACCCCTtgtcctttttctcttttttcaataacaaaGTGGCATTAAAGTAATGTTCTTAATTAcccatttttgttcttttccttGCTTTGTCCACCTCTCTGTTAGTTAACAGCCTACACATTACACCTAAGCAACATGACCCACAAGCCTTTACAATGCTCCAATAGGTTCTGAATCTTCTGATACACTACTTTAATTCAACTTCTCAACTTGGGGCATGTGAAGTTTGGTTTCATCAAATCTTAATTTAGTAAATCCGATCAGAGGTTTCTTCTTTAGCTGATTCAATATGATTTGCACCAatgccacattttttttagaaggaaaaaaaattaatttactagttaaacaaattaaacccatgattagaaattttatttggaaGTTAGTTACTAGATCTCAATTAGcgaatttattattgtttttgcttaaatGTGGTTGACCACTAGATATATTTGTGTAACTAAAGTAGGAtgattagtttaaaaaaaacaaccaacGGTTCACATGTAATAGGTAACAGATTTACATCATTTGTACTAATAAAATTAGTTTGAGTACATGTTAGCACAAAATAAGGGATAATGCCATTAATGGTAGGATTAAGTAGAGAGAGATAACCTTGTACCAAACCATCGTCCTAGTTTTGTGGCATTGTTAAACATCAATTAGCTGTTTTTAAACTAAGAGTAGGTGTATGTCTACctcacaaagagagagagagagagagagagagagagagagagagaagcaactTGTGACTGTGAGGTTGCTATTGAGTATTGACTGTGCCAAGTTGAGCAGCGTGCTAAATTGGGAGTTTGGTCAATTCTTTGAGCCAAATAAAAGATAAGTAACTTGTGAGGTTAAAGATGAAAGTGCCAAATTAGGTagttatttttgtgattttcttgagctacatatatttttttccccttaataa from Castanea sativa cultivar Marrone di Chiusa Pesio chromosome 6, ASM4071231v1 includes:
- the LOC142641089 gene encoding zinc finger protein ZAT5, whose protein sequence is MEAQEEVMMGSRDQTHIAKGKRTKRQRPQSPIPFAMITTTSGEDIIGGGGGSGGTTTGGDCYNVDILNTNNIINWSPAATTSTELQDSTEEEEDMANCLILLAKGQSVRSRGESLKQVEEDVAAAAVASAYKLNSRRFLEAAGAGIGPGTGTGTSMGMSTGTGTGTGTGTDTSNKAGCYIYECKTCNRTFQSFQALGGHRASHKKTKALAAAAEEKKQFLLSSEDDSIEEAQQQQVIIKKNNNDHFSSSLSLQLSNSSRGLYSNNNNINRSYNTNNNTNNNKVHECSVCGAEFTSGQALGGHMRRHRSPMGTSSSTSLSLTAPIALESDQYHQEQPPNKKPTHMFSLNLDLNLPAPEDDHDHVHGVEQKFPFAPKQQQQQQQQQQQQQQQQQTSLVFSAPTLVDCHY